DNA sequence from the Sphingomonas taxi genome:
AAGATCAAACCCAGCAATTCCCCGTCGGTCAGCACCTGGCCGGGCTGGACGAGACCGTTCGCCTCCGCCTTGGCGCGGACGCGGCCGCGGTCGATGCCGCGACCATCGTCGCGGATCGTGATGACCACCTCGCCGCCGGCCTGATGCGCCGCCAGCCGGACCGTGCCGGTGGCGGGCTTGCCCGCGGCGGCGCGGACATCCGCCGTCTCCAGGCCATGGTCGCAGCTGTTGCGGACGATATGGACGAGCGGATCGAACAGGCGTTCGACGACGGTCTTGTCGATCTCGGTCGCCTCGCCGTCGGTGACCAGCTCGATCGCCTTGCCGGTGTCGCGCGCCAGATCGTGGACGAGGCGGCGGAAGCGGCCGAACAGCGTGCCGACCGGCACCATGCGCAGCCCCATCATCGTGTCGCGCAATTCGCCCGACAGCCGCTCGATCTCCTCGGACACCGAGCGCAGCGCGACGCCGCCGTCCTGATGCGCGAGCTGCGACAGCCGGCTCTGCGCGATGACCAGCTCGCCGACGCGATCCATCAGCAGGTCGAGCCGCTCGGCGGGCACGCGGACGCTTTCCGCCGCCGGCTTGACGGGCAGCTTCGCCTCGTGCTGGCCTTCGTCGTCGACCGGCGCGGCGGCGACCGCCTCCGCAGCCGCGGCATCCGGCGCGTCCGGCTCGATCGCTTCGATCTCGAGCGTCATGTCGTCCATCACGAAGATGAACACGTCCTCGATCGCCTCGCGGCTGATGTCGCCGGTCAGCGTCACGTCCCAGCCAAGATGGCAGTCGGTCGGCACCAGCACCGGCAGCGGCGGTACCGCGTCGGTCCGCACCGCGATCGTGCACGCGCCCAGCTCGCGCAGTTCGTCGAGCAGGGTCAGCGGGTTGGTGCCGTTGCGCATTGCATCGACGGGCAAGCGGAAGAACAATTTCCAGCCGCGCTGCGCCGCGGCGGGCGCCGCGACAGCGACGCCATCGGTCTGCGCGGCGGCGACCGCATCCGCCAGCCGTGCGAGGATCGCCTCGCCTTCGCCGGTATCGGGATCGCCGTCGACCAGCGCGCGCATATGATCGCCCGCCGAAAGGATCACCGCGACGAGCTCCTCGGTCGCAGGCACCTCGCCCTTGCGGACCTTGTCGAAGGCGCTCTCGCAATGATGGGTGAAGGCGGCGAGCGCGTCGAAGCCGAACATCGCGCCCGAGCCCTTGAGCGTGTGCAATCCGCGGAACACCGCGTTGACCAACGCGGTGTCGCCGAGGTGATGGCCGAGGTCGAGCAGCCCCTGCTCGACCTGGTCGAGCAGTTCGGCGGCCTCGACCCGGAAGGCGGCGGCGGGATCCTCGGTCATCTGCCGAGCACCTTGCGCGCGGTCTTGACGAGCTGTTCGGGCACGAACGGCTTAACGAGCCAGCCGGTGGCGCCCGCCGCCTTCGCCTGCGCCTTGATGTCGCCGTCCGATTCCGTCGTCAGGAACAGGATCGGCACGCCGGCCTGTTCGGGCTGCTTGCGCAACTCGCGAATCATCGTCAGCCCATCCATGTTGGGCATGTTGAGATCGGTGACGATCAGATCGAACCGCGTTTCCGCGGCCTTGGCGAGCCCCTCGACGCCATCGCCCGCCTCGGTCACGGCATAGCCCGCGCCCGTCAGGGCGATACGGATCGCCATGCGCAAACTGGCGCTATCGTCGACGGTCAGGATGGAAGCGGTCATTGCGGCAATTCTCCGTGGAACCAGAAGGTGATGTCGGCAGGCGACGCCGCCGCCAGGAAGCCGGCGCGATCCAGCAGCGCGGCGAGCGCCGGCGAAGCGGGCTGGGCAAGCGTCACCGCCGCGCCGCCTTCCGCAGCATTTCGCCGCGCCGACTCAATTAGTTGCAAGATACTAAGGTCCATATTGCTGGCCGTGGCGAGATCTAGGCAAATGCTGTCATGCTCGGACGCAGCATCCCGTAGACGATCGGCAATATCCCCGACCGTCTTCAGGCATGCGTCATCATTGAGCACCAACGTCATGGTGGTCATGTCTCGATCGCCTCATTGAATTATAGCACCGCAACGCCGTTTGCCGGCAGGCCGATGCTAAAGCGGGCGAGACAGCTAACGACTGCCTTTTGGTCAGTAATGGATTTAAAAGGCGTTAATGCGCCAGGTGCCGCTGCTGCGAAATCATCGCGTGCGTGCAATTCGGCCGTTCGCGCTTGTACCGGCGACAGTCGAGGACGGTTCTTAGATTATAGCGCGGGCGCGGTGCAACCGATCCGCATTTGCGGCGGATCGGTTGCGACGGCGAGGCAGGATCACCGCGGGTCGATCGTCATCGGGCGGTGGACAGTTTGGTGCCGAGCAGGACCAGCCGCTCGCCGGTGATGCCGAACCAATGCGGCACGCCGGCGGGCACGAGGAAGACGTCGCCGGGCTTCAACGTCCGCGTCGTCCCGCCGACGATACGGCTGCCCTCGGTGAGATCCGGGCGGGTCGGCTTGGCGTCGGCGAGCGTCCCGCCCGAGATCATCGTACCGGCGCCGTCGACGACCATGACATATTCCGCCTGTGCGGGATGGACCGCGGGACGGCCGGGCGACTTCCAGATCTCGAGCGCGGCGACATGGCCGTCGGCCTGCACCAACGGCTGCCACGCGAACCCCTGGCCCGGCTTCATCGCCTTGGCCATCGTGGCGATCTGCGTCCGCACGTCCGCGGCGGCGGCGAAGCGGGCAGGGTCGCTGGTCTGCGCCGCCAGCGGCGCCGCGACCAGCATTGCCAGTGCGGTGCAGAGACGCAGGCCGGTCATGCGCGGCCGTCCAGCCGGATCGTCCGGCCTTCGCGTGCCGAGCGGTAGATCGCTTCGACGATGCGCATGTCACGCAGCCCTTCCTCGCCGGAGACGATCGGTTCGCGTCCGCTGCGCACGCATTGTGCGAGGTGGTCGAGCTGGCCGGCAAATTGCGTCTTCGCGGGGCCGGCGGGCGGCGTCACCTCGCGCTCGCGGCCGTCGCGCCCCAGCCACATGTGGTTGCCGTCATAGCGCGTCGCCGGCTCCAGCTCGATCCGGCCCTTGTCGCCCATCAGCAGGATATGGTTCTGGTTGGCGCTGTACATCGACTGGCAGCCGGCGATCGCACCGGACGGAAATTCCAGCGTCCATTCGATCATGTCCTCCACCTCGGTGAAGCGCGGATCGCGCCGATCGGTGGATTCGCGCGCGGTGACCGCGATCGGCTCCTCGCCGGTCATGTAGCGCGCCGCCTGCAGACTGTAGACGCCCATGTCCATCAGCGAGCCGCCGCCCGCCAGCGCGCGCTTGAGCCGCCACGCCGACGGGCTGCCCTGGGTGAAGCCATGCTCGGTACGGACGTAGCGGATCTTGCCGGCGGCGCCGGTGCGGGCGAGCCGCATCGCCTCGAGGTTGAACGGCTCGAAATGGCAGCGATAGCCGATCATCAGCTTGCGGTTCGCCTTCTTGCAGGCGGCGATCATCGCCTCGCATTCGGCGACCGACACCGCCATCGGCTTCTCGCACATGACGTGCTTGCCGGCCTTGGCGGCGCGGATGGTATATTCGGCGTGCATCGAATTGGGCAGGCAGACGTAGACGATGTCGACGTCGGGATTGTCGCGGATCGTGTCGAAATTGGCGTAGGAATAGACCGATCGGGCGGGCAGGCCGTGCTCCGCCGCGACGCGCTGTGCCTTGGCGGCATCGCCGCTGACCACCGCGGCGAGGCGGCTGTGCGTGCAATTGGCGAATTGCGGGATGATGACGCCGAGGCCGTAGCTGCCGAGCCCGACGATGGCGTAGCCGAGCGGCCGGTCCGGCGCCGCCCGCCCGATCGCGCTGGAGCCGACGGTCAGCGCCGCCGCCGAGAGTAGGAGGTCACGACGTCCGATGTCCATGTCAGGCTCCGATGTGCAGGATAAGCGGCGCGCCGGATGATGCGCCTGCCGCGGGCCGCGACGGATCGAACGCCCGCATCGTGCCGCACCGGGGGTGGCATCCGATCGCCATCATCCACCTCCTCCCGACCGGGGCTCGCCCGGCCTGTTGCGCCGCTTCGACGAGCGATCTGTCTGCCGCCGCGACTCACGGCTCGCCACCTTGGTAGTCGAGGCGGTCAGACAGATACAAGCGGGATTGTCGTCTCTTATCCGAGACTTATACTCAGGTTAGAAGTTGAGCCCGACGCGGAGGCCGCCGTAGCGGCGATAGTCGCGCGGCAGCATCGCGACGGTGGCGACGCGATTGTCGAAGTTGCTCGCGACGTTGACCATCGCGCTATAGTGGCGCTGGTCGAACACATTGTCGAGGAAGGCGACCGCTTCCCAGCGATGCGCCTGATCGCGCACGCCGAGATTGACGTTGACGATGTGATAGGCGTTCTGCAGCACCTGCGGGTCGCGCGGCGCGTAATAGAGCGCACCCTGATATTGCCACGCGACCTGGATCACGCCGCGCCGCTGGTCGTCGAGCGCCGGCGAATAGTCCGCGATCGCATTGATCCGCCACGTCGGGGCCTGTGGCAGCCGTTCGCCGCTGAGGTTCTGGCGACGGGGATTGCCGGTGCAGCCCAGCGCCTCGCTCTGCAACGCATAGCAGGGCGCGGAGGGGAAGGAGACGTAATTGGCGCGCAGATAGGTCGCATTGCCGGTCAGCGTGACATCGTCCGTCGGCCGTACCGAGCTTTCGACCTCGATGCCGCGGGTCACCAGCCGGCCGACGTTGGTCAGCCGGTTGATGAACGTGCCATCGGGGAAGGTCTCGATCGTCTGTGCCTGCAGATCGCGATAATGGGTGTTGAAGAAGGTGAGGTTGAACGTCACGTGACGATCGAACCACTGGCTGCGCACGCCGATCTCCTTGTCGCGCGAGCGTTCGGGCCGGATCGGGCCGCTGTCGGCGCGCTTCTGGTCGAACCCGGTCGACAGGTCATAGGCCTGCCCCTTGTAGCCGGTCGCATAGCTGCCGAAGAGCATCAGGTCGCGGGTCGCCTGATAGTCGAGGCCGAGACGGTAGGTGAAGACGTTGTCGCTGTCGTGGCCGGCGAAATAGCTCTTCGCGGTCGGATCGCGCCGGGCGAGCAGGCGATTGGCATAGGTGTAATCGACGCGTTCGTTCTGGATGCGGCCGCCGGCCGTGGCGGTGAGGTGCGGCACGAACTCCCAGTCGATCTGGCCGAAGCCGGCGATCTGCCGCGAGCCCGCGGTGGCGTACAGGTTGGACAAGGCGAAACCGGGGCCGCGATCGAACGGGCGTTCGAAACCGGTGTTGGCGTAATAGACGCCGAGCGCATAGCGGAACGCCGCATCGTCGGGCGACAGCAGCCGCACCTCCTGACTGAACAGCCGCGACCGGAAGGTGCCGATCTCGCGCGCATTGCCGACGCGCTTCCTGGCGGCGGTATCGTCATAGTCGAAATAGTCGTCGAGCTTGAACCGGTCGTAGCTCGTCAGGCTGAGCAGGTTCAGCGTTCCCAGACTGAGCTCGGTCCGCAGCAGTCCGCCGCCGCCGTGATATTGCGTACCCGAGCGGGCGTTGTAGGCGACGTTCTGATTGTCCGGACCGATCACGACCCCCGGCAGCACGACCGCGCTGGTGAGGGCGGGATCGCCGCGCAAACGCGCGTCGGGAGACATCGCCACGAACGGTCGCGCGGCGGTGGAATTGCCGGTCAGGTAATTGCCCGACAGGGTGAAGGTGAGCCCGGGACTGGCCTTCCAGCGCAGCTTGGCGCGCGAGTTGAGCGTCTCGCGGCCATTGGCGCGCTTGCCGTTGTCGAGGTTGCGGGCGTTGCCGTCCCAATGCGTGTAGCCGCCCGAGAAAACGAAGCCGAGCGTATCGGTCAGCGGCCCGGTGACGCTCAGCTGCTCGGCGAATTCGTGATCGCCGGTGATGCGCGCGTTGGCGCGGATATGCAGCTGGTCGGTCGGCTGCGTTGTCATGATCTTGATGAGGCCGGCCGAGGCCGACTTGCCGTACAGCGTGCTTTGCGGCCCGCGCAGCACCTCGATCATCGCGACGTCGGGCAGGTCGGTGATCGCACGCGCCAGAAACGCCACCGGCGCGCCGTCGACGGTCACCGCGACGCTCGATTCCACCCCGATCGCATAAGCGAAGGTGCCGATGCCGCGCATCGCCACGTTGTAGTTCACCGGATGGTTCGCCGGCCGAATGACGAGCGACGGCATCACCTTGTCGAGATCCTGGAAGTGATGCGCGCCCTGCGCGTCGAGCTGCGAAGGCAGCACCACCTGGACGGGCATCGGCACGTTCTGGAGGTTCTCGAACCGCTTCTGCGCGGTCGTGGTGACGATGATCGCGCCATCGGCGTCCTCGGTGACGGTCCCCGGTCTGGGCGCGGGCGCCTGCGTCTGGGCGGCGGCCGGCGCTGCCGCGAGTGCGGCAGCGGAGGCGGCGATCAGGCATCGCGCCTGACGCGAACGACGATAGTGCATCAAAGTCCCCCTGGTTCGTGATATTTGTCCAGGTCTTGTAGAGACTCCGCGAGGCTCGCCGGCGCAGCGGCGTTGCTTTTCACCGATTATGGGTTTCTTTTCAAAGCGGCCGTATCCTTACGGACACTGGGAGCGCCCGCGATGGAAAATAGAATTTAGCGTTTGTTGCGATATGTTTGGCCATGGACATCGCCGTCTAAGGCCACGCTTGACTTGCCGTTGATGCTCCGGATTTCCGATCGCTGCGCCTTAACTTAGCGCGTACTCAACGTCCGCCGTACGGCATCATGCCAGCCCGCGGCGAGCGGCGCGCGTTCCTCCGCGCGCATCGTCGGCACGAAGCAGCGGTCGCGCGACCAGAGGCGGGCGAGATGATCGAGCCCCGACCAGACGCCGGTGGCGAGGCCGGCGTGGAAGGCGGCCCCGCGTGCGGTCGTCTCAAGGTCGGTCGGGCGTTCGACCGGGGTGTCGATCATGTCGGCGAGGAAGCCGCACAGCCAGTCGTTCGCCGCCATGCCGCCATCGACGCGCAGGATCGCCGGATGGCCGCCGCCGTCGGCCGCCATCGCTTCGGCGAGGTCCATCGTCTGGAACGCCACCGCCTCCAGCGCGGCGCGGGCGAGATGCGCCGCGCCGGCGCCGAGCGTCAGCCCGAAGATTGCACCGCGCGCGTCCGGGTCCCAATGCGGCGCACCGAGCCCGGTGAAGGCGGGGACCATGTAGACGCCGTGATTGTCGGGAACGCGGGTGGCGAGATCGTCGGTCTGGCTGGCGTGGGTGATGACGCCGATGCCGTCGCGCAGCCATTTGACCGCGGCGCCGGCGATGAAGATCGATCCTTCCAGCGCGTAGAAGGTGCGTCCGTCGAGCCGATAGGCGGGGGTGGTGAGCAGCCGATGCTGCGAGGCGACCGCCTCCGTTCCCGTGTTGAGCAGCATGAAACAGCCGGTGCCATAGGTCGATTTGGCCATGCCGGGCTCGAAGCACGCCTGCCCGAACAAGGCGGCCTGCTGGTCTCCGGCGATCCCCGCCACCGGCACCGCGGCGCCGAGCAGGTCGGGCTGCGTGATGCCGTAGACATAAGCGTTGTCATGCACCTGCGGCAGCATCGCCGCGGGCACGCGCAGCAATCGGCACAGCTCGGCGTCCCAGTCCTGACGGTGGATGTCGTAGAGCATCGTCCGCGACGCGTTGGTGATGTCGGTGGCATGCACCGCGCCGTCGGTCAGCCGCCACAGCAG
Encoded proteins:
- a CDS encoding cupin domain-containing protein, translating into MTGLRLCTALAMLVAAPLAAQTSDPARFAAAADVRTQIATMAKAMKPGQGFAWQPLVQADGHVAALEIWKSPGRPAVHPAQAEYVMVVDGAGTMISGGTLADAKPTRPDLTEGSRIVGGTTRTLKPGDVFLVPAGVPHWFGITGERLVLLGTKLSTAR
- a CDS encoding STAS domain-containing protein — protein: MTTMTLVLNDDACLKTVGDIADRLRDAASEHDSICLDLATASNMDLSILQLIESARRNAAEGGAAVTLAQPASPALAALLDRAGFLAAASPADITFWFHGELPQ
- the glpK gene encoding glycerol kinase GlpK codes for the protein MAKTHILVIDQGTTSTRAIVFDGAARRVAIAQAEFAQHYPAPGWVEHDPEDIWRDALATARAALANSGLAAADLAAIGITNQRETAVIWDRATGEPIHRAIVWQDRRGAARCQELKADDAEDLVRARTGLLIDPYFSATKVAWLLDNVAGARDRAERGELAFGTIDSFLLWRLTDGAVHATDITNASRTMLYDIHRQDWDAELCRLLRVPAAMLPQVHDNAYVYGITQPDLLGAAVPVAGIAGDQQAALFGQACFEPGMAKSTYGTGCFMLLNTGTEAVASQHRLLTTPAYRLDGRTFYALEGSIFIAGAAVKWLRDGIGVITHASQTDDLATRVPDNHGVYMVPAFTGLGAPHWDPDARGAIFGLTLGAGAAHLARAALEAVAFQTMDLAEAMAADGGGHPAILRVDGGMAANDWLCGFLADMIDTPVERPTDLETTARGAAFHAGLATGVWSGLDHLARLWSRDRCFVPTMRAEERAPLAAGWHDAVRRTLSTR
- a CDS encoding Gfo/Idh/MocA family protein yields the protein MDIGRRDLLLSAAALTVGSSAIGRAAPDRPLGYAIVGLGSYGLGVIIPQFANCTHSRLAAVVSGDAAKAQRVAAEHGLPARSVYSYANFDTIRDNPDVDIVYVCLPNSMHAEYTIRAAKAGKHVMCEKPMAVSVAECEAMIAACKKANRKLMIGYRCHFEPFNLEAMRLARTGAAGKIRYVRTEHGFTQGSPSAWRLKRALAGGGSLMDMGVYSLQAARYMTGEEPIAVTARESTDRRDPRFTEVEDMIEWTLEFPSGAIAGCQSMYSANQNHILLMGDKGRIELEPATRYDGNHMWLGRDGREREVTPPAGPAKTQFAGQLDHLAQCVRSGREPIVSGEEGLRDMRIVEAIYRSAREGRTIRLDGRA
- a CDS encoding chemotaxis protein CheA translates to MTEDPAAAFRVEAAELLDQVEQGLLDLGHHLGDTALVNAVFRGLHTLKGSGAMFGFDALAAFTHHCESAFDKVRKGEVPATEELVAVILSAGDHMRALVDGDPDTGEGEAILARLADAVAAAQTDGVAVAAPAAAQRGWKLFFRLPVDAMRNGTNPLTLLDELRELGACTIAVRTDAVPPLPVLVPTDCHLGWDVTLTGDISREAIEDVFIFVMDDMTLEIEAIEPDAPDAAAAEAVAAAPVDDEGQHEAKLPVKPAAESVRVPAERLDLLMDRVGELVIAQSRLSQLAHQDGGVALRSVSEEIERLSGELRDTMMGLRMVPVGTLFGRFRRLVHDLARDTGKAIELVTDGEATEIDKTVVERLFDPLVHIVRNSCDHGLETADVRAAAGKPATGTVRLAAHQAGGEVVITIRDDGRGIDRGRVRAKAEANGLVQPGQVLTDGELLGLIFAPGFSTAAQVTNLSGRGVGMDVVKRTIETLRGTIDVASVDGEGSTITLRIPLTLAIIDGLLIRVGEGRYVLPLAAVEECLELSPGEDIRSRGRSLISLRDRLVPFVRLRDLFATGTAPDPYQKIVVVSIGAERVGLVVDQIIGNHQTVIKSMSALHRDIGSFSGATILGDGNVALILDIGHLVDLAQPREERLQAAG
- a CDS encoding TonB-dependent receptor, whose translation is MHYRRSRQARCLIAASAAALAAAPAAAQTQAPAPRPGTVTEDADGAIIVTTTAQKRFENLQNVPMPVQVVLPSQLDAQGAHHFQDLDKVMPSLVIRPANHPVNYNVAMRGIGTFAYAIGVESSVAVTVDGAPVAFLARAITDLPDVAMIEVLRGPQSTLYGKSASAGLIKIMTTQPTDQLHIRANARITGDHEFAEQLSVTGPLTDTLGFVFSGGYTHWDGNARNLDNGKRANGRETLNSRAKLRWKASPGLTFTLSGNYLTGNSTAARPFVAMSPDARLRGDPALTSAVVLPGVVIGPDNQNVAYNARSGTQYHGGGGLLRTELSLGTLNLLSLTSYDRFKLDDYFDYDDTAARKRVGNAREIGTFRSRLFSQEVRLLSPDDAAFRYALGVYYANTGFERPFDRGPGFALSNLYATAGSRQIAGFGQIDWEFVPHLTATAGGRIQNERVDYTYANRLLARRDPTAKSYFAGHDSDNVFTYRLGLDYQATRDLMLFGSYATGYKGQAYDLSTGFDQKRADSGPIRPERSRDKEIGVRSQWFDRHVTFNLTFFNTHYRDLQAQTIETFPDGTFINRLTNVGRLVTRGIEVESSVRPTDDVTLTGNATYLRANYVSFPSAPCYALQSEALGCTGNPRRQNLSGERLPQAPTWRINAIADYSPALDDQRRGVIQVAWQYQGALYYAPRDPQVLQNAYHIVNVNLGVRDQAHRWEAVAFLDNVFDQRHYSAMVNVASNFDNRVATVAMLPRDYRRYGGLRVGLNF
- a CDS encoding response regulator; this encodes MTASILTVDDSASLRMAIRIALTGAGYAVTEAGDGVEGLAKAAETRFDLIVTDLNMPNMDGLTMIRELRKQPEQAGVPILFLTTESDGDIKAQAKAAGATGWLVKPFVPEQLVKTARKVLGR